In the genome of Haloprofundus halobius, the window CGTCCAGTAGGAGTTGAAGCCGTTCGCGAGGTCCGCCTGCCAGTTGCCCACCTGATTGCTGTTGTAGATGGCCGCCTGCGGCATCTGCGTGATGGGCATCATCGGAACGTCGTCCATCAGCGTTTTCTGAATCTCGTGGGCCTGGTCGATCCGGGTGTCGGGGTCCGGTTCGGCCAGATAGCTCGACATCATCTCGTCGAGGTCCGGGTTCTCGTAGCCAGAGTAGTTACCTTCGCCGGGGTCGGTGTTTCCGGAGTTGAACAGGTTGTTCAGTTCCGTCACCGGTTCGGAGACGAAGAACGTGTGCCACGTCGCGAAACTGTAGTCGTACTCTTCGGACACCCTACTGAACAGGGTCCCCCACTCGAGTACGTCCACCTCCATGTCCAGTCCGAGTTCGCTGAACTGGTCGGCGACGAGGTTTATCGCGTCGTGTCTCGGCGGGTTGTAGCTCTGGGCGTTGTTGACGTAGGTGTACGTCGACAGCCCCTCGCCCGCGCTGGCACCGCCGCCGTCACCGCCACTCTGGTTTCCACTCCCGTTTCCGCTCCCGTTTCCGCCGTCGCCGCCGTCCTGGTTGCCGGAACACCCGGCTAAGGCCGTCATCCCCGCGACACCGCCCGCAGTCGCCGCTTTCAGAAATCTCCGACGCTTCACACGATTGGTATCCTCTGGCATGTTATTAGCTATCCCCAACCACCACATAAATATCTTTCCACGTGTTCTGTCGTTTGGACAAGGAGACCGGGGATGTACATGATTAACTCGATACCGTTTGTCCTACGCAGCGTAAATTTGTCGAGCTTTTGCGCCCTTTCGGCGTCGGGATCGGATAGAAACCAGAAGACTATTGAGATGCGATATCACACCCCAGTTAGATGACCGAACTACCAGACTCAGTCGTGGGCGACGCCTACCGGAGCACGGTCGGGTGGGACCTCCTGGCCGAGTTGGCGGATCTGAACGACCGGATGCCGGGACACGAGGGTGAACGAGTCGGGGCGGACCTCGTGGCCGAGGCGTTCGAGGACGCCGACCTCGACGACGTCTCCCTCGACGAGTTTCCCATCCCCGCGTGGTGGCGCGGCGACGCGAGTCTCACCGTTGCGCACGGCGACCGCGAGACGACGTTCGCCCGGTCGCACGAACTCGTCGAGTTGCCGGGAACGCCCTCGGGCGAGGTGACGGGCGAACTCGTCGACATGGGCTACGGCCTGCCCGAGGAGTTCGAGGACGTGGACCTCTCCGGCGACATCGCAATGGCGTCAAGTCTCACCCCCGACGACTACGGGCGGTGGGTCCACCGCTCGGAGAAGTATCACTACGCCGCCGAGTCCGGCGCTGCGGCGTTCGTCTTCTACAACCACATCGAGGGGGCACTGCCGCCGACCGGCAACATCGGCAGCGTCAACGGGCCGGGACCGATTCCGGCCGTCGGCGTGAGCAAGGAGACCGGTGCGCGACTCCAGCGCTACTGCGACGCCGGCACCGTCGAAGCCGACCTCTCGGTCGAGTCCGAAGTCGGCCGCGGCACGTCACACAACATCGAAGCGACGGTCGGCCCCGACTCCGACGAGGAGGTGCTGTTCACGGCGCACGTCGACGGCCACGACGTGGGGACCGCCGCCAACGACAACGGGTTCGGCACCGCCATGGTCGTCGAAGTCGGAAAGATGCTGGCACAGGTCGCAGACGAGTTGGAGACGAAAGTCCGACTCGTCGTCTTCGGTGCCGAAGAGACCGGCCTGTACGGGTCGTACTACTGGAGCCATACCCACGACCTAGAGAACGTGAAGTGCATCGTCAACGTCGACGGCGCGGGCTACTCGCGGAACCTCGAAGTCCACACTCACGGTTTCGAGGCGATAGCCGACGCCTTCGACGCCGTCGGCGACGAGTACGAGATCCCCGTCCACACCGAAGACGGAATCCGACCGAACAGCGACCACTGGCCGTTCGTCCAGCGCGGCGTCGCGGGCGCTCAAGGCCGTTCCTCCTCTGACGGAAGCGGCCGCGGGTGGGGTCACACCCACGGCGACACGTTCGACAAACTCGACGTGCGAGACCTGCGTGACATGTCGATTCTCTGCGCCGCGGGCGTCGCGCGACTCGCCCGAAGCGACATCGAGGTCGACCACGTCGACGACGAGGAGATAAAACAGGCGTGTCTGGACGAAGGCTTCGACGTCGGAATGAAGGCGACGGACGCGTGGCCGTGGGGCGGACCGAAGGACTGGCCCTGGGCGGACGAACTGTAACTCTCGGTTCGACAGCCTCGGTGGAAGATGTCTCCGCGACCCGACTCGCGGCCTCGGGTCGTCGACTCCCGAGCGAAGCGTACACACAATCCGTATTTAACGTACACAAAAAAGTTATACAGTCGCCCTCCGAACCGACAACGCGAGACGTTGTCATGGCTCAAGCGGTGTTCGATACAGCGGAGTACGACCGACGAATCGCCCGGACGAAAGCGCGGATGGAGGAGGAGGGATTGGACGCCGCCGTCGTCAGCGACCCGGCGAACATGAACTATCTCACCGGCTACGACGGATGGTCGTTCTACGTCCACCAGGCGGTCATTCTCACGCCGGACCGCGACGAACCCATCTGGGTCGGCCGCCAGATGGACGCGACGGGTGCGCGCGCGACGACGCAACTCGCAGAGGAGAGCATCCGTCCGTACAGCGACGACCACGTCCAGTCGCCGCGTGACCTCCACCCGATGGACTTCTTCGCGGATGTGCTCTCGGACCTCGGCGTCGACGACGGCCGAATCGGCCTGGAGATGGACGCGTACTACTTCACCGCGAAGTCCTACACGCGCCTGCAGAACAACCTCCCCGAGGCCGACTTCGAGGACATCACGCTGCTCGTCAACTGGGTGCGCGTGAAGAAGTCGGAGGCCGAACTGGAGTACATGGAGCAGGCCGCCCGCATCTCCGAGAACGCGATGCAGGCCGGCCTCGACGCCATCGGCGAGGGCGTCCCCGAGTACGAGGCGGCCGAGGCCATCTACTCGGCGCTCATCGACGGGACCGACGAGTACGGCGGCGACTACCCGGCTATCGTCCCGCTGATGCCCTCGGGCGACTACACCGGGACGCCGCATCTGACGTGGACCGACCGTCCCTTCCGGAACGGCGACCCGGTGCTCATCGAACTGTCGGGCTGTCGACACCGTTACCACTCGCCGCTCGCGCGGACGACGTTCGTCGGCGATCCGTCCGAGGAGATAGAGGAGACCGCCGAGATAGTCGTCGAGGGGATGGAAGCCGCACTCGACGCCGCCGAACCCGGCGTCACCGCCGAACGGGTCGAGAAGGCGTGGCGCGACACCATCGCGAAGTACGGCGTCGAGAAGGCCGACCGCATCGGCTACTCGATGGGGCTGGGCTACCCGCCGGACTGGGGCGAGCACACCGCGAGTCTCCGTCCCGGCGACGAGACGGTGTTGGAGGAGAACATGACGTTCCACACCATTCCCGGCCTCTGGTTCGACGACTTCGGCGTCGAACTCAGCGAGACGTTCCGCGTCACCGCCACCGGTGCCGAACCGCTCGCCGACTTCCCCCGACGGCTGTTCACCGCCTGAGATGACGACGACGAACCGACAGAGAAAACCGACGCGGCGACAGACGCTACGGACATGACCGACACCGAATCGACGCTGTCGAACGCTCGCCGACAACTCGAACGCGCGGCCGCTAACGTCGACATCGACTCAGGTATCGTCGAACGGCTGAAACACCCGACTCGCGTTCAGCAGGTTTCTGTCCCGCTTCGGCGCGACGACGGTACGCTGGAGGTGTACACCGGTTTCCGCGCCCAGCACGACGACGTCCGCGGTCCCTACAAGGGCGGACTTCGCTACCACCCCGAAGTCAACGCCGAGGAGTGTATCGGCCTGTCGATGTGGATGACGTGGAAGTGCGCCGTGATGGACCTCCCCTTCGGTGGCGGGAAGGGCGGTGTCGCAGTCGACCCGAAGACGCTCTCTGAGACGGAGCGTGAGCGACTCACGCGGCGCTTCGCCGAGGAGATACGCGCCGCCATCGGACCGAAGAAGGACGTTCCCGCGCCCGACATGGGGACGGACTCGCAGACGATGGCGTGGTTCATGGACGCCTACTCGATGCAGGAGGGCGAGACCATCCCCGGCGTCGTCACCGGCAAACCGCCGTCAGTCGGCGGGTCGCACGGTCGCGAGGAAGCGCCCGGCCGGAGCGTCGCCATCATCACGCGCGAGGCCATCGACTACTACGACTGGGACATCGAGGAGACGACCGTCGCCGTACAGGGGTTCGGTAGCGTCGGCGCGAACGCGGCGCGCCTCCTCGACGAGTGGGGCGCGAAAATCGTCGCCGTCAGCGACGTCGACGGCGCGATATACGACCCCGACGGACTCGACACGAACGACGTCGAAAGTCACGACGAACGCCCGGGGATGGTCTCGGGGTACGACGCACCGGAGACGCTGACGAACGCCGAACTGTTCGAACTCGATGTCGACGTTCTCGTTCCGGCCGCCGTCAGCAACGTCATCACCGCCGACAACGTCGACGACGTGCAAGCGGAGATGATCGTCGAGGGCGCGAACGGACCGACGACGTTCGCCGCCGACACGGTTCTCGAAGAGCGCGGCGTCCCGGTGATTCCGGACATCCTCGCGAACGCCGGCGGCGTCACCGTCTCGTACTTCGAGTGGTTGCAGGACATCAACCGCCGGACGTGGCCGCTCGACAGAGTCCACGAGGAACTCGAACAGGAGATGCTGAAGGCGTGGAACGCCGTCCGCGCCGAAGTCGATGAGCGCGACCTGTCGTGGCGTGACGCCGCCTACGCGGTGGCGCTCTCGCGCATCGGCGAAGCGAAGGAGACGCGGGGACTGTGGCCCTGACGCGCCGCTCGCGCTGACCGCGCTCGGTCCCTCCGAAACGCCGAAATCGACGTTTCAGCGCCCCAGCGCCTCGGCGACTTTCTCGATTGGGTGCGGCGGCTCCGAAGCCGACGCCCCCCGGTCACCGAGTTGCGTGCGGCACGACGCGCCGGGAGCGACGACGACGTCGCCGTCGCTGTCGTCGATTTGGTCATACAGAACGCGGGCGATGGCTCTGCTCATCGAGTAGTGTTCGGCCTCGTAGCCGAAACTGCCCGCCATTCCACAACAGCCCGAATCCAGCGGGTCGACCTCGTAGCCCGTCCGCCGGAGCACGCCGACGGCGTGGTGGTCCTTCCGCGTCGCCTTCTGGTGGCAGTGGCCGTGGTAGGTCAGCGACTCGGCGGGCGCAGAGAACGAGAGCGCCTCGTCGAGTCGGAACGCGTCGAGATACTCCATCACCCCGTAGGTGTTGGCCGCGACGGCTTCGACGTCCGCGACGGAGCTGTCGTTCGACGCCTGTGACCCGCCCAACAGGTCGAGGTAGTCCGACTGGAGCATCACCGCGTCCGACGGTTCGACGAGGACGACGTCCCAGCCATCCGCGACGCGGGGGGAGAGCGCCGCCACGTTCGTCTCGGCTCGTTCCCGCGAGCGGTCGAGAAAGCCCTTCGAGTGGGCGGGTCGGCCGGTCGAGGTGACGCCGTCGGGGAGCGCGACGTGGACGCCCGCGGCTTCGAGCACGCGGACGGCCGCTTTCCCCGCCTCGGGGTGGTTGTAGTTCGTGTACGTGTCCGGGAAGAGCAGCACCCTCCGGTCGGCCGACGACGCCGGAACTCGGGAGCCGCCGCGCTCGTCGAACCAGTCGACGAACGTCTCGCGGTGGAACGTCGGCAGCGACCGCTCTCGCGCGATGCCGACGGTCTTCTCCATGAGCGTCCGCGCGCCCGGAAGCTTCGGTGCGAAGTTCGAGACGGGCGCGAGCACCGACCCGAGGGCGTTGAGTCGGTCGACTTCGGCAAACAGCCGGTCGCGGAGGCTCGCGCCGTGGCGCTCGTGGTGAGCGTGTTCGATCTCGGCTTTGAGTTTCGCCATGTCGACTTCGCTCGGACAGTCGCGCGCACAGCCCTTACAGCCGACGCAGAGGTCGACGATTTCGCGCATAAACTCGACGTCGTGGCTCTCCTCGGAGAGGTCGCCGCTCATCGCCTGTCGGAGCATGTTCGCGCGACCCCGCGTCGAGAGGCTCTCTTCCTCGGCGGCGCGGTAGGTCGGACACATCACCCCGCCCGTCGTGTCCTGGTTTCCGCGACAGCCCCCGCAGCCGTGACAGAGCTCGGCCATTCCCTGAAAGCCGTTCGCGTTCTCCCACTCGAGCGTGGGTTCGAAGTCGGGGTCGAACTCGTACTCGGGCGAGAGGCGGAGGTTCTCGGTCATCGAGACGACGCTCGCCCGCGAGGGGACGTCCGCCGGGACGGTCTCGGACTCGGCGTAGCCGCAGACCTGTCCGGGGTTCAACAGCCAGTTGGGGTCGAACGCGGTCTTCACCTCGCGGAACGCGTCCCAGAGACGGTCGCCGTACAACTTGCGGTTCCACTGGGAGCGCGCGCGGCCGTCGCCGTGCTCGCCCGACACCGACCCGCCGAACTCGACGACGAACTCCGTCACCGCGTCGGCGATGGTCTCGAACGCCTCCAGTCCCTCGGCGGTCTTCGTGTCGACGAGCGGGCGGACGTGGAGAACGCCCGGCCCGGCGTGGGCGTAGAAACTCGTGTTCGCGTCGTACTCGTCGATGACATCGCGGAACCGGTCGACGTACTCCGGGAGTCGCTCGGCGGGGACCGCGCAGTCCTCGATGAACGAGATGTGCTTCTCGTCGGTCGTCCGCGACAGCAGGATCGGTGCGGCCGCCTTCCGCATCTTCCAGAGTCCGGCGCGCTCCTCGGCGTCGTGGGCCTCCAGCGCCGCGAACGCGCGGGCGTCGTCGGCGAGTTCGATTCCCGCAGACGGCGTCGCCTCGGGCGTCGCTGACGGTACCCGCGCGGCGAGGAGGTCTGCGACCTGCTGGCGACCGTCCGCCTCGGAGTCGGCGTAGAACTCGACGAGGAGCGCGCCGCGCGTCCCGTCGGGGAGCGACGCGGCGACGTCGCGGAACTCGGCGGTCTCCAGCGCGAGGTCGATGAGCACGTCGTCGATGAGTTCGACGGCGGCGGGGCCGTGGTCGAGGATGGGCGCGACGTCCGCGGCGGCGTCGTACACGTCCTCGTACGTGAGGAGCGCGACGGCTTTCGTCTCGGGAATCGGTTCGAGCGACACCGTGGCTTCGGTGACGATTGCGAGCGTCCCCTCGCTCCCGGCGAGTAGGCGCGCGAGGTTGACCGTCCCGGCCTCGCTGTCGGGGTCGATGCCGGAATCGTCGGCCATCCGCCGCTCGCCGCGCGCCTCGTCGACGAGCATGTCGAGATTGTACCCCGAGACGTTTCGCTTGAGGTCCGGGTAGCGCGCGTCGATCTCGTCGGCTTCCTCGTCGAGGATGCGGACGACCTCGGCGTAAATCCGGGGCAGGAGGTCGCTTACCGGTCCAGAGTCGCCCCAACGGTCTGAATCGGGGTCGGCCTTCTCGCGGAGTTCGTCGACAGACATCTCGCCGAACGTCGTCACGGTGCCGTCGGCGAGAACGACCTCCGCCTCCTCGACGTAGTAGTCGGTCTTGCCGTACTGCAGCGAGTGCGCGCCCGTCGAGTTGTTGCCGATGGCGCCGCCGAGGACGCTCCGATTGCCCGCCGCTGGGTCGGGCGCGAATTTGAGGTCGTGTGGGGCGGCACGTTCGTTCAGGTCCGCGAGGATCGTTCCGGCCTGTGCGGTCGCGCTCTCCTCCTCGGCGTCGACCTCGACGACGGCGTCCATGTAGCGACTGAAGTCGAGGACGACCGCTTCGTTGACGGCTTGTCCGGCGAGACTGGTGCCGCCGCCACGAGGGAGGACGGGAATCTCTCGCCGTGCGCAGTAGTCGACGACAGTCGCCACGTCGTCGGTCGACGTCGGGAAGACGACGCCGATGGGGACGACCTCGTAGGCGGAGGCGTCGGTCGCGTACAGCTGGCGCGTGTACTCGTCGAAGCGCACGTCACCGTCGACGCGCGCTTCGAGGTCGCGGACGACGCCCGAGCGGGCGACCTCGCCGCCGACGTAGTCGTACGCCGCACGCGGGTCGGCGGAAGGGTCGGACGCGGTAGAGTCGGCTAAGGAGTCTGTCGTGGTCGGGTCGTCCGAGGGGTCTGTCGCGGTCATCGAGACGGTCAGGCCGACTCCGGCGCGAGCAGTTGGTTCGCCAGTTCCTCGCCCGCGTCGAGGCGGCCGACGTTCTCGGTGACGATGGCGGCGAGTCGGTCCCAGTGTTTCGGCGTGTGACCGCCCGTGTGTGGCGTGATGTGGCAGTTTTCGAGGTCCCAAAGCGGATGGTCGGCCGGCAGCGGCTCGGGGTCGGTCACGTCCAGCGCCGCGCCGCGAATCTTGTTCCACCGGAGTGCCGAGACGAGCGCGTCGGTGTCGACGATGCCGCCGCGAGCGGTGTTGACGAGCACCGCGTCGGGTCGCATCGTCGCGAACTCCTCGTCACCGATGAGGCCGCGGGTCAGGTCGTTGAGCGGGCAGGCGAGGACGACGTACTCGCTGCGCGAGAGCGCGTCGTGGATGGCGTCCTCGTCGAATCCAACGACCTCGTCGGTTGGCCCGCCCTTCTCGGGCGTGTAGCGGACGCCGATGGTGTCGACCTCGAACCCCTGTAGGCGCTGGACGAGCGCCTCGCCGATGGAGCCGAGACCGACGACGGTGACCGTGCTGCCGGAGAACTCGTGCGACTGGAAGTGCCGCCACTCCGAGCGCTGCTTCCGTCGCCACCCCTCGTGGAGTCGACGGGTGAAGGTGAGCATGTTGCCGATGGCCTGCTCGGCGATGCCCGGTGCGTGGATGCCGCCCGCGTTGGTGACGGCGACGCCGCGGTCGGCGAGCGCGCCCATCGGCAGGTGGTCGGTGCCGGCGAACGTGCAGGCGAACAGTTCGAGGCGCTCGGCGCGCGCGAGCAGTTCCTCGTCGAGGCTGATGCCGGTGACGACTCGCGCCTCGGCGATGAGTTCGCGCTCCTGTTTCGGCGTTCGGGCGAGCGCGACCGTCCGGTCGGGGAGGCGTTCGCGCAACAGTTCGGCGTACGGTTCCATCGAGAGTCCTTCCGTCCCCTCGCGGAGGACGACGACGTCGGGATTGGTGGTCATCTGAGTGTTTCCTCTGCCGGACGGTGCTGGCTCCGGTTGCGGACGCTCGCGAACCGCACGACCCGTTCGAATCGTGCGACTCGTCCGGCGTGTACGGTCGTACCATTGTCAGAGTCCGACTTAGTGTTTTTGTGTAACCACCATCAACGAAAATCGTTCACAGTTAAGTGCGTGTCTCTGTCACACTAGCCCATGGCCGAGCCGATACGAGCGCGACTGAGCGAGTTGCGACGACACCTCCACCGGTATCCGGAACCCGGGTGGTGCGAGTTCCAGACGACCGCCTGGCTGGTCGAGGAACTCCGGGCCATCGGCGTCGACGAACTCGCGGTCGGACCGGAGGCGTACGACCCCGACGACCGGATGGCTGTCCCAGCCGAGGATCGCGTCGAAGCGTGGTACCAACGCGCCCGCGAGCGTGGCGTGGACGACGATCTCCTCGAGAAGATGGCGGGCGGCAACACGGGAGCTGTCGCCGTCCTCGACCGCGGTGAGGGACCGACCGTCGGCCTCCGCGTCGACATCGACGGGCTGTTCATCGAGGAGTCCGACGGCGACGACCACGTCCCGGCGGCCGAGGGATTCCGCTCGGAGACCGGCGAGACGATGCACGCCTGCGGTCACGACGCGCACATGACCTGGGGGCTCGCCACGCTAGAGGCCATACAAGATAGCGAGTTCGCCGGCCGACTCGTGGTGTTCTTCCAGCCTGCAGAGGAGGTCTCCGGCGGCGGTTGTCCGATGGCCGAAAGCGAGTACGCCGAGGGGCTCGACTACTTCTTCGCCGTCCACGTCGGCCTCGACCACCCCACGGGAGAAGTCGTCGCCGGCATCGAGCGCCCGCTGGCGATGTGTCACGTCGACGTCGATATAGAGGGAACCTCCGCACACGCCGGGAAAGCGCCGCAGGACGGCGACAACGCCATCCAGGCGCTCGGCACCGCCATCCAGAACGTCTACGGCATCCCGCGGCACGCCGACGGGATGACCCGCGTCAACGTCGGCCGCGTCGAGGGCGGCACGGCGAGCAACGTCATCGCCGAGGACGTCGGGGCCGTCGCCGAGGCCCGCGGCGAGACGACGGAACTCATGGAGTACGCGAAGCAAGCGCTCACGCAGACGTTCGAGACGGCCGCCGAGATGCACGGCTGCGAGGCCGACGTCACCATCGTGAGCGAGAGTCCCCGCGCCGACAGCGACCCCGAACTCGTCGACGTCGTCGCCGGCGTCGCCCGCGGCGTCGACGGCGTCGACACCGTCGTCCCCACCGCCGACTTCGGCGCGAGCGAGGACGCGACGTTCCTCATGCAGCGCGTCCAGTGGGAGGGGGGCCTCGCGTCCTACCTCATCGTCGGCACCGACCATCCGACGAGCCACCACACGCCGACCTTCGACGTCGACGAGCGTAGCCTCGACACCGGCGTCGAACTGCTCACGGAGGCGATCCTCGCCGTCTCGGACGACGGGGTGGACGAACCGTGAGTCCGTCGTCGGACGTCTCGGACGAGATACCGACGGCCGACGAAGTCGTCACCGTCGAGGACGTGGAGGCCGCCCGCGAGCGCCTCGCGGACGTCGTCCACCGGACGCCTCTCGACGGGTCGACGACATTCGCCGAGCGCAGCGGGGCCGCCGCCGTGGGTCTCAAACTCGAGAACGTTCAGCGGACGGGGTCGTTCAAGATTCGCGGCGCGTACAACGCGATGGCTCAGCTCTCGGCGGAGGCGCGCGAACGCGGCGTCGTCGCCGCTAGTGCCGGCAACCACGCACAGGGTGTCGCGCTCGCCGGGGGGTTGCTCGATATCGACGCCACCATCGTCGTTCCGGAGGTGACACCGGCGGCGAAAATCGACGCGACGCGCGGCTACGGGGCCGAGGTCGTCGTCGAGGGCGGCGACTACGAACGCTCCTACGAGCACGCGCTGGAACTCGCAGACGAGGAGGAACTGGCGTTCGTCCACCCGTTCGACGACGAGCACGTCATCGCCGGCCAGGGAACCGTCGGCCTCGAACTGTTCGAACAGGACCCCGACGTGGACACGGTGCTCGTCTCCATCGGCGGGGGCGGCCTCATCTCGGGCATCGCGACGGCTGCGAAAGCCCACGACCCGAGTATCCGCGTCGTCGGCGTCCAACCCGAGGGGGCGGCCCACGCCAAACCCTCGCTCGTAGGCGACGAGATTCACGTGCTCTCGAACGTCGATACCGTCGCCGAGGGTATCGCCGACGCCCGGCTGCTGGAGAAGACGTTCGCCGTCGTTCGCGAGCGCGTCGACGACGTTGTCTCGGTGAGCGACGCCGACATCGCCGTCGCGACGGCGTTACTCGCCGAGCGGGCGAAGACCGTCGCCGAAGCGGCGGGCGCAGCCCCGGTCGCAGCGTTGCTCTCGGGAGCCGTCGACGTCGAGGGTGAACGCGTCGCGGCCGTCGTCTCCGGCGGTAACGCCAACCTCACGGACCACGCCGAACTCTGTCGAGTGGGTCTCGAACGAATCGGGCGCTACGCCGAGGCCCGCCTCGAACTCGCCCGGTGGCCGACGGTTCTCGGCGATGTGACCGATGTCGTCGAGGAACGGGGTGCGGAACTCGACACGCTCGAACGCGCCCGACGGACGGCGGCCGACGACCTCAACCGGACGCCGGTCCGCGTCGGCGTCGAGGGGAGCGGTCCCGACCACCTCCGCGACGCGCTGGCCGCGCTCGATGCGCTGGACGGCGTGAGCGTCGTGAGAAACAGCCTCGACACGGAGACGTAGAGCGGGAGCGAAAATCGTTGACGACTCATCGGAGGCGGGCGTTTTCGCGCGATTCGAGGGCTCTGGAAACGTCCCGTCGCCGATTCAGGCCAGCGCCTTCGAGGCCACGTCGTCCATCGCCTCGGTGAAGATGTCGATACCCATCTCGATCTCCCGCTCTGTCGAGTCCAGCGGCGGGAGCAGGCGAATCGTCTTCTTTCCGCAGCCGAGGGTGAGCAGGCCCCGTTTCAGGGCGGCCTGAACGACCGCGTTTCGGCGCTCCGTGGTGTCGAACTCGACGGCGAGCATCAGCCCTTTGCCGCGCACGTCGTCGACGTGGTCGGGCGCGCCGTCGCGGAGCAGTTCCTTGGCCTGTCGGCCGCGCTCGGTAGCGTTGTCGAGGAGGTCGTACTCCTCGATGGCCTCCAGCGTGAACGCGCCCTGCATGGAGCCGAGGAGGTCGCCGCCGCCGAACGTCGACCCGAGGCGGTTCTTCTCCTCCGGGAAGATCTCCTTCTTCGAGATGGTCGCGCCGACGCGCAGCGCCTTCGCGCTCGCGATGACGTCCGGTTCGATGGGGTAGTGGTCCGACGCCCACATCTTCCCGGTTCTGCCGACGCCGGACTGTATCTCGTCGACGACGAGCGGGATGTCGTACGTCTCGCAGACGTCACCCACCTCGGCCATGAACGCCTCGTTCGGGAAGCGGTAGCCGCCGACGCCCTGAATCGGCTCGAGGACGGCGAAGGCGACCTCGTCGGGGTCGACGTGGCCGCCCTCGGGTTCGAGCGAGTCGCGCAACTGCGAGCCGTTCTCGCG includes:
- a CDS encoding M28 family peptidase, with amino-acid sequence MTELPDSVVGDAYRSTVGWDLLAELADLNDRMPGHEGERVGADLVAEAFEDADLDDVSLDEFPIPAWWRGDASLTVAHGDRETTFARSHELVELPGTPSGEVTGELVDMGYGLPEEFEDVDLSGDIAMASSLTPDDYGRWVHRSEKYHYAAESGAAAFVFYNHIEGALPPTGNIGSVNGPGPIPAVGVSKETGARLQRYCDAGTVEADLSVESEVGRGTSHNIEATVGPDSDEEVLFTAHVDGHDVGTAANDNGFGTAMVVEVGKMLAQVADELETKVRLVVFGAEETGLYGSYYWSHTHDLENVKCIVNVDGAGYSRNLEVHTHGFEAIADAFDAVGDEYEIPVHTEDGIRPNSDHWPFVQRGVAGAQGRSSSDGSGRGWGHTHGDTFDKLDVRDLRDMSILCAAGVARLARSDIEVDHVDDEEIKQACLDEGFDVGMKATDAWPWGGPKDWPWADEL
- a CDS encoding D-2-hydroxyacid dehydrogenase, producing the protein MTTNPDVVVLREGTEGLSMEPYAELLRERLPDRTVALARTPKQERELIAEARVVTGISLDEELLARAERLELFACTFAGTDHLPMGALADRGVAVTNAGGIHAPGIAEQAIGNMLTFTRRLHEGWRRKQRSEWRHFQSHEFSGSTVTVVGLGSIGEALVQRLQGFEVDTIGVRYTPEKGGPTDEVVGFDEDAIHDALSRSEYVVLACPLNDLTRGLIGDEEFATMRPDAVLVNTARGGIVDTDALVSALRWNKIRGAALDVTDPEPLPADHPLWDLENCHITPHTGGHTPKHWDRLAAIVTENVGRLDAGEELANQLLAPESA
- the gdhB gene encoding glutamate dehydrogenase GdhB — its product is MTDTESTLSNARRQLERAAANVDIDSGIVERLKHPTRVQQVSVPLRRDDGTLEVYTGFRAQHDDVRGPYKGGLRYHPEVNAEECIGLSMWMTWKCAVMDLPFGGGKGGVAVDPKTLSETERERLTRRFAEEIRAAIGPKKDVPAPDMGTDSQTMAWFMDAYSMQEGETIPGVVTGKPPSVGGSHGREEAPGRSVAIITREAIDYYDWDIEETTVAVQGFGSVGANAARLLDEWGAKIVAVSDVDGAIYDPDGLDTNDVESHDERPGMVSGYDAPETLTNAELFELDVDVLVPAAVSNVITADNVDDVQAEMIVEGANGPTTFAADTVLEERGVPVIPDILANAGGVTVSYFEWLQDINRRTWPLDRVHEELEQEMLKAWNAVRAEVDERDLSWRDAAYAVALSRIGEAKETRGLWP
- a CDS encoding M24 family metallopeptidase, with protein sequence MAQAVFDTAEYDRRIARTKARMEEEGLDAAVVSDPANMNYLTGYDGWSFYVHQAVILTPDRDEPIWVGRQMDATGARATTQLAEESIRPYSDDHVQSPRDLHPMDFFADVLSDLGVDDGRIGLEMDAYYFTAKSYTRLQNNLPEADFEDITLLVNWVRVKKSEAELEYMEQAARISENAMQAGLDAIGEGVPEYEAAEAIYSALIDGTDEYGGDYPAIVPLMPSGDYTGTPHLTWTDRPFRNGDPVLIELSGCRHRYHSPLARTTFVGDPSEEIEETAEIVVEGMEAALDAAEPGVTAERVEKAWRDTIAKYGVEKADRIGYSMGLGYPPDWGEHTASLRPGDETVLEENMTFHTIPGLWFDDFGVELSETFRVTATGAEPLADFPRRLFTA
- a CDS encoding FAD-binding and (Fe-S)-binding domain-containing protein gives rise to the protein MTATDPSDDPTTTDSLADSTASDPSADPRAAYDYVGGEVARSGVVRDLEARVDGDVRFDEYTRQLYATDASAYEVVPIGVVFPTSTDDVATVVDYCARREIPVLPRGGGTSLAGQAVNEAVVLDFSRYMDAVVEVDAEEESATAQAGTILADLNERAAPHDLKFAPDPAAGNRSVLGGAIGNNSTGAHSLQYGKTDYYVEEAEVVLADGTVTTFGEMSVDELREKADPDSDRWGDSGPVSDLLPRIYAEVVRILDEEADEIDARYPDLKRNVSGYNLDMLVDEARGERRMADDSGIDPDSEAGTVNLARLLAGSEGTLAIVTEATVSLEPIPETKAVALLTYEDVYDAAADVAPILDHGPAAVELIDDVLIDLALETAEFRDVAASLPDGTRGALLVEFYADSEADGRQQVADLLAARVPSATPEATPSAGIELADDARAFAALEAHDAEERAGLWKMRKAAAPILLSRTTDEKHISFIEDCAVPAERLPEYVDRFRDVIDEYDANTSFYAHAGPGVLHVRPLVDTKTAEGLEAFETIADAVTEFVVEFGGSVSGEHGDGRARSQWNRKLYGDRLWDAFREVKTAFDPNWLLNPGQVCGYAESETVPADVPSRASVVSMTENLRLSPEYEFDPDFEPTLEWENANGFQGMAELCHGCGGCRGNQDTTGGVMCPTYRAAEEESLSTRGRANMLRQAMSGDLSEESHDVEFMREIVDLCVGCKGCARDCPSEVDMAKLKAEIEHAHHERHGASLRDRLFAEVDRLNALGSVLAPVSNFAPKLPGARTLMEKTVGIARERSLPTFHRETFVDWFDERGGSRVPASSADRRVLLFPDTYTNYNHPEAGKAAVRVLEAAGVHVALPDGVTSTGRPAHSKGFLDRSRERAETNVAALSPRVADGWDVVLVEPSDAVMLQSDYLDLLGGSQASNDSSVADVEAVAANTYGVMEYLDAFRLDEALSFSAPAESLTYHGHCHQKATRKDHHAVGVLRRTGYEVDPLDSGCCGMAGSFGYEAEHYSMSRAIARVLYDQIDDSDGDVVVAPGASCRTQLGDRGASASEPPHPIEKVAEALGR